In Primulina eburnea isolate SZY01 chromosome 14, ASM2296580v1, whole genome shotgun sequence, the following proteins share a genomic window:
- the LOC140812736 gene encoding UDP-arabinose 4-epimerase 1-like isoform X3: MLSFARIRTQQRSNRSLSLGGMDYTDPKKKSNILGKILMAAILTALCILMLKQSPNFNTPSEFSSHEPGVTHVLVTGGAGYIGSHAALRLLKDSYRVTIVDNLSRGNLGAIKVLQQLFPGPGRLQFIHADLGDAKMVHNIFSENAFDAVMHFAAVAYVGESTLDPLKYYHNITSNTLLVLEAMAAHGVQTLIYSSTCATYGEPEQMPITEDTAQAPINPYGKAKKMTEDIILDFHKNSDKAVMILRYFNVIGSDPEGRLGEAPRPELREHGRISGACFDAARGIIPGLKVRGTDYKTPDGTCIRDYIDVTDLVDAHVKALERAEPGKVGIYNVGTGKGRSVKEFVEACKKATGVPMRVDYLPRRSGDYAEVYSDPAKIKNELNWTAKFTNLQESLQTAWRWQKAHLNGYGTTPQVMSA, from the exons ATGCTGAGTTTTGCACGGATAAGAACTCAGCAGAGGTCTAACAGATCTCTGTCTTTAGGAG GCATGGATTACACTGACCCAAAGAAGAAGAGTAATATTTTAGGAAAAATTTTGATGGCTGCTATTCTTACAGCATTGTGTATTCTTATGCTGAAGCAATCCCCAAATTTTAACACCCCCAGTGAA TTCTCAAGCCATGAACCGGGGGTGACTCATGTCTTAGTTACTGGAGGTGCCGGTTACATCGGATCACATGCTGCGTTACGACTTCTCAAGGACTCATACCGGGTGACTATAGTG gATAATCTCTCAAGGGGAAACCTTGGGGCCATAAAGGTCCTACAACAACTATTTCCTGGACCTGGAAGACTTCAGTTTATACATGCTGACCTCGGGGATGCAAAAATG GTGCACAACATTTTCTCGGAAAATGCTTTTGATGCAGTGATGCATTTTGCAGCTGTAGCGTATGTTGGGGAGAGTACTCTCGATCCCCTCAA GTATTATCACAACATCACATCCAATACGCTTCTTGTGTTAGAAGCAATGGCAGCTCATGGAGTTCAGACTTTGATTTATTCTAGTACATGTGCAACTTATGGGGAGCCTGAACAGATGCCCATTACAGAAGACACTGCACAG GCTCCAATAAATCCTTATGGAAAAGCCAAGAAGATGACAGAAGATATAATTCTGGATTTTCATAAAAACTCAGATAAGGCAGTAATGATTTTAAG ATACTTCAATGTGATTGGCTCTGATCCCGAGGGAAGACTTGGAGAAGCTCCCAGGCCAGAACTTCGTGAGCATGGGCGGATATCTGGTGCTTGCTTCGATGCTGCTCGTGGCATCATCCCTGGTCTCAAG GTTAGAGGAACAGATTACAAAACTCCAGATGGCACGTGCATACGCGATTATATTGATGTTACTGATCTGGTTGATGCTCATGTCAAAGCTCTGGAGAGGGCAGAGCCCGGTAAAGTTGGCATCTACAATGTTGGTACAGGAAAAG GAAGATCAGTAAAGGAGTTCGTGGAGGCTTGTAAGAAGGCAACTGGGGTGCCTATGAGAGTAGATTACCTTCCACGTAGGTCTGGTGATTATGCAGAAGTATATAGTGATCCAGCCAAGATCAAGAACGAATTAAACTGGACTGCAAAGTTCACTAATCTTCAAGAAAGTTTGCAAACTGCGTGGAGATGGCAGAAGGCACATCTTAATGGTTATGGAACCACCCCTCAAGTCATGTCTGCGTGA
- the LOC140812736 gene encoding UDP-arabinose 4-epimerase 1-like isoform X1: MLSFARIRTQQRSNRSLSLGGVNLFSFCSYYTCYFVVYIYLVNLTTIYILLAGMDYTDPKKKSNILGKILMAAILTALCILMLKQSPNFNTPSEFSSHEPGVTHVLVTGGAGYIGSHAALRLLKDSYRVTIVDNLSRGNLGAIKVLQQLFPGPGRLQFIHADLGDAKMVHNIFSENAFDAVMHFAAVAYVGESTLDPLKYYHNITSNTLLVLEAMAAHGVQTLIYSSTCATYGEPEQMPITEDTAQAPINPYGKAKKMTEDIILDFHKNSDKAVMILRYFNVIGSDPEGRLGEAPRPELREHGRISGACFDAARGIIPGLKVRGTDYKTPDGTCIRDYIDVTDLVDAHVKALERAEPGKVGIYNVGTGKGRSVKEFVEACKKATGVPMRVDYLPRRSGDYAEVYSDPAKIKNELNWTAKFTNLQESLQTAWRWQKAHLNGYGTTPQVMSA, from the exons ATGCTGAGTTTTGCACGGATAAGAACTCAGCAGAGGTCTAACAGATCTCTGTCTTTAGGAGGTGTTAATCTTTTTTCCTTTTGCTCTTATTACACTTGTTATTTTGTGGTGTATATTTATCTAGTCAATCTCACTACAATTTATATTTTGCTAGCAGGCATGGATTACACTGACCCAAAGAAGAAGAGTAATATTTTAGGAAAAATTTTGATGGCTGCTATTCTTACAGCATTGTGTATTCTTATGCTGAAGCAATCCCCAAATTTTAACACCCCCAGTGAA TTCTCAAGCCATGAACCGGGGGTGACTCATGTCTTAGTTACTGGAGGTGCCGGTTACATCGGATCACATGCTGCGTTACGACTTCTCAAGGACTCATACCGGGTGACTATAGTG gATAATCTCTCAAGGGGAAACCTTGGGGCCATAAAGGTCCTACAACAACTATTTCCTGGACCTGGAAGACTTCAGTTTATACATGCTGACCTCGGGGATGCAAAAATG GTGCACAACATTTTCTCGGAAAATGCTTTTGATGCAGTGATGCATTTTGCAGCTGTAGCGTATGTTGGGGAGAGTACTCTCGATCCCCTCAA GTATTATCACAACATCACATCCAATACGCTTCTTGTGTTAGAAGCAATGGCAGCTCATGGAGTTCAGACTTTGATTTATTCTAGTACATGTGCAACTTATGGGGAGCCTGAACAGATGCCCATTACAGAAGACACTGCACAG GCTCCAATAAATCCTTATGGAAAAGCCAAGAAGATGACAGAAGATATAATTCTGGATTTTCATAAAAACTCAGATAAGGCAGTAATGATTTTAAG ATACTTCAATGTGATTGGCTCTGATCCCGAGGGAAGACTTGGAGAAGCTCCCAGGCCAGAACTTCGTGAGCATGGGCGGATATCTGGTGCTTGCTTCGATGCTGCTCGTGGCATCATCCCTGGTCTCAAG GTTAGAGGAACAGATTACAAAACTCCAGATGGCACGTGCATACGCGATTATATTGATGTTACTGATCTGGTTGATGCTCATGTCAAAGCTCTGGAGAGGGCAGAGCCCGGTAAAGTTGGCATCTACAATGTTGGTACAGGAAAAG GAAGATCAGTAAAGGAGTTCGTGGAGGCTTGTAAGAAGGCAACTGGGGTGCCTATGAGAGTAGATTACCTTCCACGTAGGTCTGGTGATTATGCAGAAGTATATAGTGATCCAGCCAAGATCAAGAACGAATTAAACTGGACTGCAAAGTTCACTAATCTTCAAGAAAGTTTGCAAACTGCGTGGAGATGGCAGAAGGCACATCTTAATGGTTATGGAACCACCCCTCAAGTCATGTCTGCGTGA
- the LOC140812736 gene encoding UDP-arabinose 4-epimerase 1-like isoform X2 has protein sequence MLSFARIRTQQRSNRSLSLGAGMDYTDPKKKSNILGKILMAAILTALCILMLKQSPNFNTPSEFSSHEPGVTHVLVTGGAGYIGSHAALRLLKDSYRVTIVDNLSRGNLGAIKVLQQLFPGPGRLQFIHADLGDAKMVHNIFSENAFDAVMHFAAVAYVGESTLDPLKYYHNITSNTLLVLEAMAAHGVQTLIYSSTCATYGEPEQMPITEDTAQAPINPYGKAKKMTEDIILDFHKNSDKAVMILRYFNVIGSDPEGRLGEAPRPELREHGRISGACFDAARGIIPGLKVRGTDYKTPDGTCIRDYIDVTDLVDAHVKALERAEPGKVGIYNVGTGKGRSVKEFVEACKKATGVPMRVDYLPRRSGDYAEVYSDPAKIKNELNWTAKFTNLQESLQTAWRWQKAHLNGYGTTPQVMSA, from the exons ATGCTGAGTTTTGCACGGATAAGAACTCAGCAGAGGTCTAACAGATCTCTGTCTTTAGGAG CAGGCATGGATTACACTGACCCAAAGAAGAAGAGTAATATTTTAGGAAAAATTTTGATGGCTGCTATTCTTACAGCATTGTGTATTCTTATGCTGAAGCAATCCCCAAATTTTAACACCCCCAGTGAA TTCTCAAGCCATGAACCGGGGGTGACTCATGTCTTAGTTACTGGAGGTGCCGGTTACATCGGATCACATGCTGCGTTACGACTTCTCAAGGACTCATACCGGGTGACTATAGTG gATAATCTCTCAAGGGGAAACCTTGGGGCCATAAAGGTCCTACAACAACTATTTCCTGGACCTGGAAGACTTCAGTTTATACATGCTGACCTCGGGGATGCAAAAATG GTGCACAACATTTTCTCGGAAAATGCTTTTGATGCAGTGATGCATTTTGCAGCTGTAGCGTATGTTGGGGAGAGTACTCTCGATCCCCTCAA GTATTATCACAACATCACATCCAATACGCTTCTTGTGTTAGAAGCAATGGCAGCTCATGGAGTTCAGACTTTGATTTATTCTAGTACATGTGCAACTTATGGGGAGCCTGAACAGATGCCCATTACAGAAGACACTGCACAG GCTCCAATAAATCCTTATGGAAAAGCCAAGAAGATGACAGAAGATATAATTCTGGATTTTCATAAAAACTCAGATAAGGCAGTAATGATTTTAAG ATACTTCAATGTGATTGGCTCTGATCCCGAGGGAAGACTTGGAGAAGCTCCCAGGCCAGAACTTCGTGAGCATGGGCGGATATCTGGTGCTTGCTTCGATGCTGCTCGTGGCATCATCCCTGGTCTCAAG GTTAGAGGAACAGATTACAAAACTCCAGATGGCACGTGCATACGCGATTATATTGATGTTACTGATCTGGTTGATGCTCATGTCAAAGCTCTGGAGAGGGCAGAGCCCGGTAAAGTTGGCATCTACAATGTTGGTACAGGAAAAG GAAGATCAGTAAAGGAGTTCGTGGAGGCTTGTAAGAAGGCAACTGGGGTGCCTATGAGAGTAGATTACCTTCCACGTAGGTCTGGTGATTATGCAGAAGTATATAGTGATCCAGCCAAGATCAAGAACGAATTAAACTGGACTGCAAAGTTCACTAATCTTCAAGAAAGTTTGCAAACTGCGTGGAGATGGCAGAAGGCACATCTTAATGGTTATGGAACCACCCCTCAAGTCATGTCTGCGTGA
- the LOC140812736 gene encoding UDP-arabinose 4-epimerase 1-like isoform X4, whose translation MAAHGVQTLIYSSTCATYGEPEQMPITEDTAQAPINPYGKAKKMTEDIILDFHKNSDKAVMILRYFNVIGSDPEGRLGEAPRPELREHGRISGACFDAARGIIPGLKVRGTDYKTPDGTCIRDYIDVTDLVDAHVKALERAEPGKVGIYNVGTGKGRSVKEFVEACKKATGVPMRVDYLPRRSGDYAEVYSDPAKIKNELNWTAKFTNLQESLQTAWRWQKAHLNGYGTTPQVMSA comes from the exons ATGGCAGCTCATGGAGTTCAGACTTTGATTTATTCTAGTACATGTGCAACTTATGGGGAGCCTGAACAGATGCCCATTACAGAAGACACTGCACAG GCTCCAATAAATCCTTATGGAAAAGCCAAGAAGATGACAGAAGATATAATTCTGGATTTTCATAAAAACTCAGATAAGGCAGTAATGATTTTAAG ATACTTCAATGTGATTGGCTCTGATCCCGAGGGAAGACTTGGAGAAGCTCCCAGGCCAGAACTTCGTGAGCATGGGCGGATATCTGGTGCTTGCTTCGATGCTGCTCGTGGCATCATCCCTGGTCTCAAG GTTAGAGGAACAGATTACAAAACTCCAGATGGCACGTGCATACGCGATTATATTGATGTTACTGATCTGGTTGATGCTCATGTCAAAGCTCTGGAGAGGGCAGAGCCCGGTAAAGTTGGCATCTACAATGTTGGTACAGGAAAAG GAAGATCAGTAAAGGAGTTCGTGGAGGCTTGTAAGAAGGCAACTGGGGTGCCTATGAGAGTAGATTACCTTCCACGTAGGTCTGGTGATTATGCAGAAGTATATAGTGATCCAGCCAAGATCAAGAACGAATTAAACTGGACTGCAAAGTTCACTAATCTTCAAGAAAGTTTGCAAACTGCGTGGAGATGGCAGAAGGCACATCTTAATGGTTATGGAACCACCCCTCAAGTCATGTCTGCGTGA